A stretch of the Streptomyces venezuelae genome encodes the following:
- a CDS encoding ATP/GTP-binding protein, whose protein sequence is MLLRGPQIGITPKPGGKGVTGMPVYMWTETGPETYGPNTASAAAGGISVTATAKVSKIVWSMGDGKTVTCTTAGTPYKAEYGKKPSPDCGHRYDKPSSTTGSGTYKVTATSTWSIDWQVTGGAQAGQLTEVRTSSVDINVAEVQVLN, encoded by the coding sequence ATGCTGCTGCGAGGACCGCAAATCGGCATCACACCCAAGCCGGGCGGCAAGGGCGTGACCGGCATGCCCGTCTACATGTGGACCGAGACCGGCCCCGAGACGTACGGCCCGAACACGGCATCGGCGGCTGCTGGCGGCATCTCTGTTACCGCCACTGCGAAGGTCTCGAAAATCGTCTGGAGCATGGGTGACGGCAAGACAGTCACATGCACCACCGCCGGCACGCCCTACAAGGCGGAGTACGGCAAGAAGCCGTCCCCCGATTGCGGCCACCGCTACGACAAGCCGTCCTCCACCACCGGCTCCGGCACGTACAAGGTCACCGCGACGTCCACCTGGTCCATCGACTGGCAGGTCACCGGCGGTGCCCAGGCCGGCCAGCTGACCGAGGTCCGCACCAGCTCCGTGGACATCAACGTCGCCGAGGTCCAGGTCCTCAACTAG
- a CDS encoding TadE/TadG family type IV pilus assembly protein has translation MKDQVSNRWWRLRARLQNEGDRGSGSVELAVLAVVVLFLVFAAIQTGMYYHARSVARSAATQGVEAGRQLGAGPGDGVAQAQNLLAKYGSVRGASVSAEGSGPEQIRITVRGTVATLVPGFELEVVQSAEAPVERWVAAQ, from the coding sequence GTGAAGGACCAGGTCAGCAACCGGTGGTGGCGCCTACGCGCACGCCTGCAGAACGAGGGCGATCGGGGCTCGGGCAGCGTCGAGCTGGCCGTGCTCGCCGTCGTGGTGCTGTTCCTGGTCTTCGCCGCGATCCAGACCGGCATGTACTACCATGCCCGCTCCGTCGCCCGCTCCGCAGCCACCCAGGGAGTGGAGGCCGGCCGCCAGCTCGGCGCCGGCCCCGGCGACGGCGTCGCCCAGGCCCAGAACCTCCTGGCGAAGTACGGCAGCGTCCGCGGCGCGAGCGTCTCCGCCGAGGGCAGCGGCCCGGAGCAGATCCGCATCACCGTCCGCGGCACCGTCGCCACCCTCGTCCCCGGCTTTGAGCTGGAAGTCGTCCAGAGCGCGGAGGCTCCCGTCGAGCGCTGGGTGGCGGCGCAGTGA
- a CDS encoding type II secretion system F family protein, whose protein sequence is MEAVLPAAAAGALAGVAIRALWPARPDVVAVMDRLDADHIARQPRVTATGTGSLPEKVGTRLLSAFGERITLPVRDLNLLRISPAEHLGKRFLFALYGLVLPQLAGALLSMLGVSLPFVMPAAAGLGLGALFWLWPGQEVKKEAAAARLVVRHAAASYLDRVALARIANSGAAQALTDTANVGDGWIFERMRQAFYEADLAGVTVWDALKQLGEELDIPELTRPADTLALAGDGAAVYTTLQAQARQLRVAILADAKAQANEASTSMVLPVTFAVLLMLVFVVLPPVVSMFNG, encoded by the coding sequence ATGGAAGCGGTCCTTCCCGCCGCGGCTGCCGGAGCCCTCGCCGGCGTGGCCATCCGCGCCCTGTGGCCGGCCCGGCCCGACGTCGTCGCCGTCATGGACCGGCTCGACGCCGACCACATCGCCCGCCAGCCCCGGGTCACCGCCACCGGAACCGGGTCTCTGCCCGAGAAGGTCGGCACACGACTCCTCAGCGCGTTCGGCGAGCGGATCACCCTGCCCGTCCGCGACCTCAACCTGCTGCGGATCAGCCCGGCCGAGCACCTCGGCAAGCGGTTCCTGTTCGCCCTGTACGGGCTGGTCCTGCCGCAGCTGGCCGGTGCGCTCCTGTCGATGCTGGGGGTGAGCCTGCCGTTCGTGATGCCGGCCGCCGCAGGCCTCGGCCTTGGCGCCCTGTTCTGGCTGTGGCCTGGCCAGGAGGTCAAGAAGGAAGCCGCGGCTGCCCGCCTCGTCGTCCGGCACGCCGCTGCCTCCTACCTCGACCGCGTCGCCCTGGCCCGCATTGCCAACTCCGGCGCCGCCCAGGCTCTGACCGACACGGCGAACGTCGGCGACGGCTGGATCTTCGAGCGAATGCGGCAGGCCTTCTACGAGGCAGACCTCGCCGGAGTCACGGTCTGGGACGCCCTCAAGCAACTCGGCGAGGAACTCGACATCCCCGAACTCACCCGCCCCGCCGACACCCTCGCCCTCGCGGGCGACGGCGCCGCCGTCTACACCACCCTCCAGGCCCAAGCCCGCCAGCTGCGCGTCGCGATCCTCGCCGACGCCAAGGCCCAAGCCAACGAAGCCAGCACCAGCATGGTCCTGCCGGTGACCTTCGCGGTCCTGCTGATGCTCGTCTTCGTCGTCCTGCCGCCCGTTGTCTCGATGTTCAACGGCTGA
- a CDS encoding SAF domain-containing protein, whose product MKKQRRYAAAALSTVLAVAAALGAAAAVSAVGDRTKVLAIANDVPAGQPLTDADIIVAEVSADAALTPMPARDRASVVGKRPAVDLRKGSLLVAAQLQPGTGLGDDKAQVGVQVKRGQAPAGSLVPGDKVLAVTVPGQGEQSTGKDGAEAPPTSVKAVVVSVSRPDASGAVVVNLAVAPSDGPLLATRASSGRVALVRDVRSGS is encoded by the coding sequence GTGAAGAAGCAGCGCCGGTATGCGGCAGCCGCCTTGAGTACCGTCTTGGCGGTCGCGGCCGCGCTTGGCGCTGCCGCCGCCGTGTCCGCTGTCGGTGACCGTACGAAGGTGCTGGCGATCGCGAACGACGTCCCGGCCGGGCAACCGCTGACGGACGCGGACATCATCGTCGCGGAGGTCTCCGCCGACGCGGCCCTGACCCCGATGCCGGCCAGGGACCGCGCCTCCGTCGTGGGCAAGCGCCCGGCCGTCGACTTGCGTAAGGGCAGCCTGCTCGTTGCTGCTCAGCTCCAGCCCGGCACCGGCCTCGGTGACGACAAGGCGCAGGTCGGCGTCCAGGTCAAGCGCGGCCAGGCCCCCGCCGGCTCCCTCGTCCCAGGCGACAAGGTCCTCGCGGTCACCGTTCCCGGCCAGGGCGAACAGTCCACCGGCAAGGACGGCGCCGAGGCCCCGCCCACCTCGGTCAAGGCCGTCGTCGTCTCCGTCAGCCGCCCCGACGCGTCTGGAGCCGTCGTCGTCAACCTGGCTGTCGCGCCCTCGGACGGGCCGCTGCTGGCCACCCGCGCCTCGTCCGGCCGGGTCGCCCTGGTCCGCGACGTGCGGAGCGGATCGTGA
- a CDS encoding IS110 family transposase, with protein sequence MAADEIAVIGGIDTHTDLHQAAVIDTIGRHLATEAFPTTPDGYQQLPDWLRSHGELLAVGLEGTGAYGAEAARFLAANDVTVIEVDRPDRKARRDNGKSDPVDAYAAATAVLSGRASGTPKTRNGIVEAIRTLRVARSSAVKARTQTINQIRNLIVTAPAAVREKLRGLSTGELIDTLARSRPVGDLADPDHAARVTLRRLARRYQRLCEEITEADADLGPLVTRAAPRLVALPGIGPETAGQLLTTAGDNPDRLRSEASFAHLCAAAPIPASSGRTNRHRLNRGGDRQANRALHTIVLVRMRYDQRTRDYVNRRTAEGMTKKDIVRCLKRFVAREVYRHLPHPQITADQLTPAA encoded by the coding sequence ATGGCAGCAGACGAGATAGCGGTCATCGGTGGCATCGACACCCACACAGACCTCCACCAGGCCGCGGTGATCGATACGATCGGCCGGCACCTGGCCACCGAGGCGTTCCCCACCACTCCGGACGGCTACCAGCAGTTGCCGGACTGGCTGCGCTCGCACGGCGAACTGCTCGCGGTGGGCCTGGAAGGCACCGGCGCCTACGGCGCCGAAGCCGCCCGCTTCCTGGCCGCGAACGACGTCACCGTCATCGAGGTCGACCGCCCCGACCGCAAGGCCCGCCGGGACAACGGCAAGTCCGACCCGGTCGACGCCTACGCCGCCGCCACTGCCGTCCTGTCCGGCCGGGCCTCGGGCACCCCGAAGACCCGCAACGGCATCGTGGAGGCCATCCGCACCCTGCGAGTGGCCCGCAGCTCGGCGGTCAAGGCCCGCACCCAGACCATCAACCAGATCCGCAATCTCATCGTGACGGCGCCCGCGGCGGTCCGGGAGAAACTGCGTGGCCTGTCCACCGGCGAGCTGATCGACACCCTGGCCCGGTCCCGTCCCGTCGGAGACCTCGCCGACCCGGACCACGCTGCCAGGGTCACCTTGCGCAGGCTCGCCCGCCGCTATCAGCGGCTCTGCGAGGAGATCACCGAAGCCGACGCCGACTTGGGCCCGCTGGTCACCCGGGCCGCACCACGGCTGGTCGCGCTGCCCGGCATCGGTCCCGAGACCGCCGGCCAGTTGCTGACCACCGCGGGGGACAACCCCGACCGCCTGCGCTCGGAAGCCTCCTTCGCGCACCTGTGCGCCGCCGCCCCGATCCCGGCGTCATCGGGCCGCACGAACCGGCACCGGCTCAACCGGGGAGGCGACCGGCAGGCCAATCGGGCCCTGCACACCATCGTGCTGGTCCGCATGCGCTACGACCAGCGCACCCGCGACTACGTCAACCGACGCACCGCCGAAGGCATGACCAAGAAGGACATCGTCCGCTGCCTGAAACGGTTCGTCGCCCGCGAGGTCTACCGACACCTGCCGCATCCCCAGATCACCGCTGACCAACTCACCCCAGCCGCTTGA
- a CDS encoding CpaF family protein translates to MSDIQQRPDGPTAHGPADIAGLLAGRIGTTRIPQPAVAPAPAPALSAPTRPAAAASAGAVPKLAGLPGQLAVGWEVIEALQAEVSAELSAHDPSRLLEEDDRRAQARSMVTKAVAKWSTKYSHGRPALSAAEEHAIGAAVFDAMFRGGRLQGLLDQEGVEDVMVDGLRAHIEYYDRPRRTIDRVADSPEELITWVNRMAGLSGHGERALTQATPMVGFRMPDGSRVTASLLTTRPSVVIRKHRIRQHGIDELVHWGSINPLLRAFLVACVQAKLNILVVGDMGAGKTSLLRALGREIPPGERIATLESDRELYLDEPGPPDKPGPLTFAFEARQSNGEVRGGANSGEVTIGDMFPTALRYNVHRVIVGEVRSTEVLPMLQAMSAGGSGSMCTLHVRRPHAIISRLVQLCTEAGMQTEAANHLIASAIDVVVYLTYLDETAIGGRKHRFVSHIYEVHDVVGEGGRPTTSEIFAPHGSEPRAVYRNMPSFIDVLERTGTFDRRWLTQNPEGAWGPALKVVKLR, encoded by the coding sequence GTGTCTGACATCCAGCAGCGCCCCGACGGCCCGACCGCGCACGGCCCCGCCGATATCGCCGGCCTGCTTGCAGGCCGTATCGGCACGACCCGGATTCCCCAGCCTGCCGTCGCACCCGCACCGGCGCCCGCTCTGTCGGCGCCCACCCGCCCGGCGGCGGCAGCCAGTGCGGGCGCCGTCCCGAAGCTGGCCGGGCTGCCCGGCCAGCTCGCGGTCGGCTGGGAGGTGATCGAGGCGCTCCAGGCCGAGGTGTCCGCCGAGCTGTCCGCGCACGACCCCAGCCGCCTGCTGGAGGAGGACGACCGCCGGGCCCAGGCGCGCAGCATGGTGACCAAGGCCGTCGCCAAATGGTCCACGAAGTACTCGCACGGCAGGCCGGCGCTCTCGGCGGCCGAGGAACACGCCATCGGGGCGGCGGTGTTCGATGCGATGTTCCGCGGAGGCCGCCTCCAGGGCCTGCTCGACCAGGAGGGCGTCGAGGACGTCATGGTCGACGGGCTCCGCGCGCACATCGAGTACTACGACCGGCCCCGCCGCACCATCGACCGCGTCGCCGACTCGCCGGAGGAGCTGATCACCTGGGTCAACCGGATGGCCGGCCTGTCCGGTCACGGCGAGCGCGCCCTGACCCAGGCCACCCCCATGGTGGGCTTCCGCATGCCCGACGGGTCCCGCGTCACGGCCAGCCTGCTGACCACCCGCCCGTCCGTGGTCATCCGCAAGCACCGCATCCGCCAGCACGGCATCGACGAGCTCGTCCACTGGGGCTCGATCAACCCGCTGCTGCGGGCCTTCCTTGTGGCCTGTGTCCAGGCAAAGCTCAACATCCTGGTCGTCGGCGACATGGGCGCGGGCAAGACGTCCCTGCTGCGCGCCCTCGGGCGGGAGATTCCGCCCGGGGAGCGCATCGCGACCCTGGAGTCCGACCGCGAGCTCTACCTCGACGAGCCCGGGCCGCCGGACAAGCCGGGTCCGCTCACGTTCGCGTTCGAGGCCCGCCAGTCCAACGGCGAGGTCCGCGGCGGCGCCAACTCCGGCGAGGTGACCATCGGCGACATGTTCCCGACCGCCCTGCGCTACAACGTCCACCGGGTGATCGTCGGTGAGGTCCGTTCCACCGAGGTTCTGCCCATGCTCCAGGCGATGTCTGCGGGCGGCTCCGGCTCGATGTGCACCCTGCACGTCCGCCGCCCGCATGCGATCATCTCCCGTCTGGTGCAGTTGTGTACCGAGGCCGGCATGCAGACCGAGGCCGCCAACCACCTGATCGCCAGTGCGATCGACGTGGTCGTCTACCTCACCTATCTGGACGAGACCGCGATCGGCGGCAGGAAGCATCGCTTCGTCTCGCACATCTATGAGGTGCACGACGTCGTCGGCGAGGGCGGCCGCCCCACTACCAGCGAGATCTTCGCCCCGCACGGCTCCGAACCCCGCGCGGTGTATCGCAACATGCCCAGCTTCATAGACGTCTTGGAGCGCACCGGCACCTTCGACCGCCGGTGGCTGACCCAGAACCCCGAGGGAGCCTGGGGCCCGGCCCTGAAGGTGGTGAAGCTGCGATGA
- a CDS encoding type II secretion system F family protein gives MNSSQLALVAALCALAMVLAGLLAVREWRGRVVDPAKPASRRASRIRAAKAGLPEAWQSRWRALVTTAGITILAVWAWTGWPVHGVLAGAAVLGFPFLLNPGTAAEQRIERLEAIGQWLNGLAGIHTAGISLVQTIRASARNAPAPIAANVRALDERLRSGMDAKQAFALFADELGDGVVDHVALLFQSHAANMGPGLSTALEALAVTIHQQAADARDIESDRAKIRKSSRIVSIVICIVFVGCMLNEAWSAWYQSPAGQLALAILGGLFAWTLSWLRRAAATKPDPRLLNPLDPAEPAVTGAAR, from the coding sequence GTGAACTCCTCCCAGCTCGCTCTTGTAGCCGCGCTGTGCGCCCTCGCCATGGTCCTCGCTGGTCTCCTTGCCGTACGCGAGTGGCGCGGCCGTGTCGTTGACCCGGCGAAGCCCGCCTCCCGGCGTGCCAGCCGGATCCGCGCGGCGAAGGCCGGCCTGCCCGAGGCCTGGCAAAGCCGCTGGCGCGCACTGGTCACGACCGCCGGCATCACCATCCTCGCGGTGTGGGCCTGGACCGGCTGGCCCGTCCACGGCGTTCTCGCCGGCGCCGCAGTCCTGGGCTTCCCGTTCCTCCTCAACCCCGGCACGGCCGCCGAGCAGCGCATCGAGCGCCTCGAGGCGATCGGGCAGTGGCTCAACGGCCTGGCCGGCATCCACACCGCCGGCATCAGCCTCGTGCAGACCATCCGCGCCAGCGCCCGCAACGCCCCCGCCCCCATCGCAGCCAACGTGCGCGCACTCGACGAACGGCTGCGCTCCGGCATGGACGCCAAGCAGGCCTTCGCGCTCTTCGCCGACGAGCTCGGCGACGGCGTCGTGGACCACGTCGCGCTCCTCTTCCAGTCGCACGCGGCGAACATGGGCCCCGGCCTGTCGACCGCCCTGGAAGCGCTCGCGGTGACGATCCACCAGCAGGCCGCCGACGCCCGCGACATCGAATCCGACCGCGCCAAGATCCGCAAATCCAGCAGGATCGTCAGCATCGTGATCTGCATCGTCTTCGTCGGCTGCATGCTCAACGAGGCCTGGTCCGCCTGGTACCAGTCCCCGGCCGGGCAGCTCGCCCTCGCAATCCTCGGCGGGCTCTTCGCCTGGACTTTGTCCTGGCTGCGCCGGGCCGCCGCCACCAAGCCGGACCCCCGGCTCCTCAACCCCCTGGACCCGGCAGAGCCGGCTGTGACGGGAGCCGCGCGGTGA
- a CDS encoding conjugal transfer protein — translation MSAVRTGRRTPPAPVEPQSPAVQEPGAEQGAGWVGGWSTGAQANSAALLRWLLWGLIALGPLLGTLAYLSAPATSAAPAPKTAPSAPTASGGQGAAGFATLFVAAYLAAGRGDEPKLAAYYPPAANLQLDGVSGQHRGEQLTVVRLRQTDMTVWAVTVAARVTGATPSATPSTQPGAVAAPAADAVRYFQVPVATAPGAGGATAYTALALPAEVAAPERAKSPVLAYGAMHPALPSDPRTQAVTSFLTAYLTKAGAELDRYLAPGTRLAAPSPAPYTGIAVDQLAVESETGGEPVVSVPGDGTTLRLLVTLRATGQDGVRLPLAYALTLKARAGRWEIASLDGAPAITSPTPAPAATGALGQATTPTT, via the coding sequence ATGAGCGCCGTCCGAACCGGCCGCCGCACGCCGCCCGCACCGGTCGAGCCGCAGAGTCCGGCCGTCCAGGAGCCCGGGGCCGAGCAGGGCGCCGGCTGGGTCGGTGGCTGGTCGACCGGAGCGCAGGCCAACTCGGCCGCGCTGCTGCGCTGGCTCCTGTGGGGCCTGATTGCGCTCGGGCCGCTCCTCGGCACGCTCGCCTACCTGTCGGCGCCTGCCACCTCCGCGGCCCCGGCGCCGAAGACCGCCCCGTCCGCGCCGACCGCGAGCGGCGGCCAGGGTGCGGCCGGCTTCGCGACGTTGTTCGTCGCCGCCTACCTGGCCGCCGGCCGCGGCGATGAGCCCAAGCTCGCCGCCTACTACCCGCCGGCCGCCAACCTCCAGCTCGACGGCGTCTCCGGCCAGCACCGGGGCGAGCAGCTGACCGTCGTCCGGCTCCGCCAGACCGACATGACGGTCTGGGCGGTCACGGTCGCGGCCCGCGTCACCGGCGCCACGCCGTCGGCCACGCCGTCCACGCAGCCGGGCGCCGTGGCGGCTCCGGCGGCCGATGCCGTGCGCTATTTCCAGGTGCCCGTGGCCACGGCTCCTGGCGCCGGCGGAGCGACCGCGTACACCGCGCTGGCCCTGCCGGCCGAAGTCGCCGCGCCTGAGCGGGCCAAGAGCCCAGTACTGGCCTACGGCGCGATGCACCCGGCGCTGCCGTCCGACCCCCGCACCCAGGCCGTCACCAGCTTCCTGACCGCCTACCTCACCAAGGCCGGCGCCGAGCTCGACCGCTACCTCGCCCCCGGTACCCGCCTGGCCGCGCCGTCCCCGGCCCCGTACACCGGGATCGCGGTGGATCAGCTCGCCGTGGAGAGCGAGACAGGCGGCGAACCGGTGGTCTCGGTCCCCGGCGACGGCACCACCCTGCGCCTGCTCGTCACCCTCCGGGCCACCGGTCAGGACGGGGTGCGGCTTCCGCTCGCCTACGCCCTCACCCTCAAGGCCCGCGCCGGCCGCTGGGAGATCGCCAGCCTCGACGGTGCCCCGGCCATCACCTCACCGACCCCGGCCCCGGCTGCCACTGGCGCCCTGGGCCAGGCAACCACCCCCACCACATAG
- a CDS encoding GNAT family N-acetyltransferase, which yields MADFAVRRAGAADRDVLERLWPLFLHDLSEFWGVLPNPDGTYRREWLESAIGDPTWSAYLAWSGDRPVGFAFVRALDSDTRVLNSFFVVRGARRSGLGLRAVQAVLAAHPGRWEIAFQEENAGAARFWRRVASEVAGEAWTEERRPVPGKPELPGNTWVAFDAR from the coding sequence ATGGCAGACTTTGCTGTCCGCAGAGCGGGCGCCGCGGACCGCGACGTCCTGGAACGACTCTGGCCGCTTTTCCTGCACGACCTGTCGGAGTTCTGGGGCGTCCTGCCGAACCCGGACGGAACATACCGCCGCGAGTGGCTAGAGTCGGCGATCGGCGATCCCACCTGGTCGGCTTATCTCGCATGGTCTGGTGACCGGCCGGTCGGCTTTGCGTTCGTACGCGCGCTGGACAGCGATACGCGCGTGCTGAACAGCTTCTTCGTGGTGCGTGGGGCACGGCGGTCGGGCCTCGGGTTGCGAGCGGTGCAGGCCGTCCTGGCCGCGCACCCTGGCCGATGGGAGATCGCTTTTCAGGAGGAGAACGCGGGCGCGGCACGCTTCTGGCGTCGCGTCGCTTCCGAAGTCGCGGGCGAGGCCTGGACCGAGGAGCGGCGACCGGTACCTGGGAAGCCCGAGCTGCCGGGGAACACATGGGTTGCCTTCGATGCGCGGTAG
- a CDS encoding ATP-binding protein — protein sequence MRLPIRHVQSNLIFTTHGTVWAVWRVAATNYSHAPAVVKKRRLKGLEGLFKAMTGEPMLMSLCPQIDPTAVVRAMVDDIDLKRAPRYESLGHAVLDQLEDMELTGRTDWLALPLPPLNQKDAVLSAFRAARAEVSLQLGLMPAVVTDAEVRRRLEQAERIQAQWPTGVSMRPASEAEILWIYGHSARRGLAEPFLPDGTETPVRGRGRNVAALGEILVGEGGADFNSGPALPANPFTRRFLQVSSEWGDSYQALLALSEMPEAFALPGAAYLDDLAYPVDWTARLVIVPGSKAELKVRKRARHLKAQAAEYEGDPAGPPAAVARNQQDNEEYHERLTANRREVEIRAMVTLAVWGNSPDDAMDRAAALASDFGSTDYTFSRPAGEQANLWQAMLPGCRTPRVMAGYAQILLAHDFAMAMPWCGSQLGDDRGGLYGFQVASGGARPVLIDPARGPRENASASMAWLGELGAGKSVGMKGAVYNVLARGHQLGRPGSRGRAVIVDRTTDQEWARFAKACPGTTQLIRIDDTAEVSLDPLRLYVKNSPQVAARFTESFLTLLLGVRPMDLEGVALSEAVQAVLSRPEPSMRALMEELTARGAGDAAAQGLARKLASVARKDLARVVFDETLPVVDTQRADSVVFLVSALQLPKKSELASEHRIQRLEFEKVLGRALMYLIAAVARETAMRSRDEFAVTVFDECWWLTSSDEGLELLLELLRDGRKRNAAAYVGSHDANDIGPADSEKGVIVRGLIPHRFVFRQTSRTLAARSLEFLGVDPTDSGLLDLVTGGLSPLGLPEDQRRARAGECLYRDLAGRIGLMRVLIPRDRAIERVIHTTPTSEQAAA from the coding sequence ATGCGCTTGCCGATCCGGCACGTCCAGAGCAACTTGATCTTCACCACCCACGGCACCGTCTGGGCCGTCTGGCGCGTCGCCGCGACCAACTACTCCCACGCTCCTGCCGTCGTGAAGAAGCGCCGCCTCAAGGGCCTGGAGGGCCTGTTCAAGGCGATGACCGGCGAGCCGATGCTCATGAGCCTGTGCCCGCAGATCGACCCGACTGCGGTGGTCCGCGCCATGGTCGACGACATCGACCTGAAGCGCGCTCCGCGTTACGAGAGCCTCGGGCACGCGGTCCTGGACCAGCTGGAGGACATGGAGCTGACCGGGCGCACTGACTGGCTCGCGCTCCCGCTGCCCCCGCTGAACCAGAAGGACGCGGTGCTCTCCGCGTTCCGGGCGGCGCGGGCGGAAGTCTCCCTGCAGCTTGGGCTGATGCCCGCGGTCGTCACCGACGCGGAGGTGCGACGGCGCCTGGAGCAGGCCGAGCGGATCCAGGCGCAGTGGCCGACCGGGGTCTCGATGCGGCCGGCGTCCGAGGCGGAGATCCTGTGGATCTACGGCCACTCGGCCCGTCGCGGGCTCGCCGAGCCGTTCCTCCCGGACGGCACCGAGACCCCGGTCCGCGGGCGGGGCCGCAACGTCGCGGCGCTGGGGGAGATCCTCGTGGGCGAGGGCGGCGCCGACTTCAACAGCGGGCCCGCGCTGCCGGCCAACCCCTTCACTCGGCGGTTCCTCCAGGTCTCCTCCGAGTGGGGCGACTCCTACCAGGCCCTCCTGGCCCTGAGCGAGATGCCCGAGGCCTTCGCCCTCCCGGGCGCGGCCTACCTCGACGACCTGGCCTACCCCGTCGACTGGACCGCCCGCCTGGTCATCGTCCCCGGCTCGAAGGCCGAGCTCAAGGTCCGCAAGCGCGCCCGCCATCTCAAGGCCCAGGCCGCCGAGTACGAGGGCGACCCGGCCGGCCCGCCAGCCGCCGTCGCCCGCAACCAGCAGGACAACGAGGAGTACCACGAGCGGCTGACCGCGAACCGGCGCGAGGTGGAGATCCGGGCCATGGTCACCCTCGCCGTCTGGGGCAACAGTCCCGACGACGCCATGGACCGCGCCGCCGCCCTCGCCTCCGACTTCGGCTCCACCGACTACACCTTCTCCCGCCCCGCCGGCGAGCAGGCCAACCTGTGGCAGGCGATGCTGCCCGGCTGCCGCACCCCCCGCGTCATGGCCGGCTACGCGCAGATCCTCCTCGCCCACGACTTCGCGATGGCCATGCCCTGGTGCGGCTCCCAGCTCGGCGACGACCGCGGCGGCCTCTACGGCTTCCAGGTGGCCTCCGGCGGCGCCCGCCCCGTCCTCATCGACCCCGCCCGCGGCCCCCGCGAGAACGCGAGCGCCTCCATGGCCTGGCTCGGCGAGCTCGGCGCCGGCAAGTCAGTCGGCATGAAGGGCGCCGTCTACAACGTTCTCGCCCGCGGCCATCAGCTCGGCCGGCCCGGCAGCCGAGGCCGCGCCGTGATCGTCGACCGCACCACCGACCAGGAATGGGCGCGGTTCGCGAAGGCGTGTCCCGGCACCACGCAGCTGATCCGCATCGACGACACCGCCGAGGTCTCCCTCGACCCCCTGCGCTTGTATGTGAAGAACAGCCCGCAGGTCGCGGCCCGCTTCACCGAGTCCTTCCTTACCCTGCTGCTCGGTGTCCGGCCGATGGACCTCGAAGGCGTCGCCCTGTCGGAGGCGGTACAGGCAGTCCTTTCCCGACCCGAGCCGTCGATGCGCGCTCTGATGGAGGAGCTCACCGCACGCGGCGCCGGTGACGCAGCCGCGCAAGGCCTGGCCCGCAAGCTGGCCTCGGTCGCGCGTAAGGACCTCGCGCGGGTGGTGTTCGACGAGACGCTGCCGGTCGTCGACACTCAGCGCGCCGACAGCGTGGTCTTCCTCGTCAGCGCGCTGCAGCTGCCCAAGAAGTCCGAGCTCGCCAGCGAGCACCGCATTCAGCGGCTGGAGTTCGAGAAGGTCTTGGGCCGGGCCCTGATGTACCTGATCGCCGCAGTCGCCCGCGAGACCGCGATGCGCTCCCGGGACGAGTTCGCCGTCACCGTCTTTGACGAGTGCTGGTGGCTCACCTCCAGCGACGAGGGCCTGGAGCTGCTCCTGGAGCTCCTGCGCGACGGCCGCAAGCGCAACGCCGCCGCGTACGTCGGCAGCCACGACGCCAACGACATCGGCCCGGCCGACAGCGAGAAGGGAGTGATCGTCCGTGGTCTCATCCCGCACCGGTTCGTCTTCCGGCAGACCAGCCGCACCCTGGCCGCCCGCTCTCTGGAATTCCTCGGCGTGGATCCCACCGACAGCGGCCTACTGGACCTGGTGACCGGCGGGCTCTCCCCGCTGGGGCTGCCGGAGGACCAGCGCCGGGCCCGCGCTGGGGAGTGCCTCTACCGCGACCTGGCCGGCCGCATCGGTCTCATGCGGGTGCTCATCCCCCGCGACCGGGCCATCGAGCGCGTCATTCACACCACCCCGACGAGCGAGCAGGCGGCCGCATGA
- a CDS encoding TadE family protein, producing MSRVRRYNWREDRGSYSVETVILAPAIIALMLLMIAFGRITDASGAVDGAARAAARAASLEREAGAAQAAGAAAATRSLNGEGIRCGSSSVSVDTSGYGLEIGQEATVRVTVACTAPLGEIGLPGLPGSRTLRASWTSPIDSYRGRQ from the coding sequence GTGAGCCGGGTCCGGCGGTACAACTGGCGCGAGGATCGCGGGAGCTACAGCGTCGAGACCGTGATCCTTGCCCCGGCCATCATCGCCCTCATGCTGCTCATGATCGCCTTCGGGCGTATCACCGATGCTTCCGGCGCCGTGGACGGCGCCGCCCGAGCGGCCGCGCGGGCGGCTTCCCTCGAGCGGGAAGCCGGCGCCGCGCAGGCCGCCGGGGCTGCCGCTGCGACGCGCAGCCTCAATGGTGAGGGGATCCGCTGCGGCTCCTCCAGTGTCTCGGTCGACACCTCCGGGTACGGCCTTGAAATCGGCCAGGAGGCCACCGTCCGCGTCACCGTCGCCTGCACCGCGCCGCTCGGCGAGATCGGGCTGCCAGGGCTCCCCGGATCCCGAACGCTCCGGGCCTCGTGGACCAGCCCGATCGACTCCTACAGGGGCCGCCAGTGA